A single region of the Paramicrobacterium fandaimingii genome encodes:
- the rarD gene encoding EamA family transporter RarD yields the protein MIDGARAGSRSGFLFAASAYLLWGALPLYFVILEPAGPFEIVSMRILFSLVFCGILLSVLRDWRGFFALFRSKRTMLFMSLAAVFIFINWQTYVIAAVTGHVIEASLGYFINPIVTVLFGVIFLRERLRPMQWAAVGVSLIAVIVLWIGYGTFPIIALTLAFSFGLYGFMKNRVGGNVGAITGLTLETLLLAPVAALVLVGVAATTGIVFGTAGAGNTTLLIASGVVTAVPLLLFASAARRLPLVYMGLFQYVTPLMQFLVGVFILSEPMPTERWIGFFLVWAALVLLTIDMVGHARSLRRRTLNLT from the coding sequence GTGATCGACGGTGCACGCGCTGGGTCGCGTTCCGGTTTTCTGTTTGCCGCCTCCGCGTACCTTCTGTGGGGCGCGCTCCCGCTCTACTTCGTCATTCTCGAGCCGGCCGGCCCCTTCGAGATTGTGTCGATGCGCATTCTGTTCTCGCTTGTCTTCTGCGGCATTCTGCTGAGCGTTCTTCGCGATTGGCGCGGCTTCTTCGCGCTGTTCCGTTCGAAGCGCACGATGCTGTTCATGTCGCTCGCCGCGGTGTTCATCTTCATCAACTGGCAGACCTACGTCATCGCCGCGGTGACGGGGCACGTGATCGAGGCCTCGCTCGGCTACTTCATCAACCCGATCGTCACCGTGCTCTTCGGCGTCATCTTTCTGCGCGAGCGTCTGCGCCCGATGCAATGGGCCGCGGTCGGCGTCAGCCTGATCGCCGTCATCGTGCTCTGGATCGGGTACGGCACATTCCCGATCATCGCGCTGACTCTGGCGTTCTCGTTTGGGCTCTACGGCTTCATGAAGAATCGCGTCGGCGGCAACGTCGGAGCGATAACGGGGCTGACGCTCGAGACCCTGCTGCTCGCCCCCGTTGCGGCGCTTGTTCTCGTCGGAGTTGCGGCGACGACAGGAATCGTCTTCGGCACGGCCGGGGCAGGTAACACGACGCTGCTCATCGCGTCGGGCGTCGTCACCGCCGTTCCGCTGCTGCTCTTCGCGTCTGCGGCCCGCCGCCTTCCGCTTGTGTACATGGGCCTTTTTCAATACGTCACGCCGCTCATGCAGTTTTTGGTCGGCGTGTTCATCTTGAGCGAGCCCATGCCGACCGAGCGCTGGATCGGCTTCTTTCTGGTTTGGGCGGCGCTTGTGCTGCTCACGATCGATATGGTCGGGCACGCGCGCAGCCTCAGGCGCCGCACTCTCAACCTCACCTGA